Proteins co-encoded in one Armatimonadota bacterium genomic window:
- a CDS encoding ABC transporter ATP-binding protein codes for MQETLRVPRPEEGLTPAPPKVVVRNLQVTYLAGRRQVTALQDFSLEVRAGEFCCIVGPSGCGKSTFLRVLAGLVPYQAGQVEIRREDTARPLTAMVFQEHALLPWRTVLDNVAFGPENRGIPRVERYRHAREILTKMGLSGFEHAYPHQLSGGMKQRVGIARALANDPEVLLMDEPFAALDAQTRNLMQEELLRVWAQFSKTVIYVTHAIDEAVLLGDRVVVMTARPGRVKAVVPVRLERPRTLEQKGSAQFAELYNEIWHLLREEVDAALREAAYG; via the coding sequence ATGCAGGAAACCCTGCGGGTACCCCGGCCGGAGGAGGGGTTGACTCCGGCACCTCCGAAGGTGGTGGTGCGGAACCTCCAGGTGACCTACCTGGCGGGACGCCGCCAGGTCACCGCCCTCCAGGACTTCTCCCTGGAGGTCCGGGCGGGGGAGTTCTGCTGCATCGTAGGACCCAGCGGGTGCGGGAAGTCCACCTTCCTGCGGGTCCTTGCGGGACTCGTGCCCTACCAGGCGGGGCAGGTGGAGATCCGGAGGGAGGACACGGCCCGTCCCCTCACGGCCATGGTCTTCCAGGAGCATGCCCTGCTGCCGTGGCGCACGGTCCTCGACAACGTGGCCTTCGGCCCGGAGAACCGGGGCATCCCCAGGGTGGAGCGGTACCGACACGCCCGGGAGATCCTCACCAAGATGGGACTCAGCGGGTTCGAGCATGCCTACCCGCACCAGCTCTCCGGGGGCATGAAGCAGCGGGTGGGGATCGCCCGGGCTCTGGCGAACGATCCCGAGGTCCTCCTCATGGACGAACCGTTCGCGGCCCTGGACGCCCAGACCCGGAACCTCATGCAGGAGGAGCTGCTCCGGGTGTGGGCCCAGTTCAGCAAGACCGTGATCTACGTGACCCATGCCATTGACGAGGCGGTGCTGCTCGGGGACCGGGTGGTGGTGATGACGGCCCGTCCCGGCCGCGTGAAGGCCGTGGTCCCCGTCCGCCTGGAACGGCCGAGGACGTTGGAGCAGAAGGGCTCGGCCCAGTTCGCGGAGCTTTACAACGAGATCTGGCACCTGCTGCGGGAGGAGGTGGATGCCGCTCTCCGGGAGGCCGCGTATGGCTGA
- a CDS encoding 4-hydroxybenzoate 3-monooxygenase, producing MERTQVAIIGAGPAGLLLAHLLHRAEIETVVLEAKSREYLETSPHRIRAGVLEWGTKEILVGVGLGDRLLREGLEHRGIYIAFEGKLHRVDFPELAGGWRIWVYGQQYEVRDMIATHLRAGGRILFEAEAVGLEHVEERPEVVYRLPDGHLRRLAAEFVVGADGSHSMARAYIRGAQVHEKVYPFGWLGILAEAEPAAEELIYVSHPRGFALFSMRSPTLSRNYLQVRPDEDLAAWPEDRIWAEMERRLDGLRPLRPGRLLEKSLTPHRSLVVEPMQYGRLFLAGDAAHVVPPTGAKGMNLAVADVMVLYQGFLRYYREKDETGLARYTDTCLRHVWQGEFFSYWMTTLLHRSSNPFDEGLRVAYLRHVLESPHLLRFLAENYVGRHTSGRYVEYARTATSL from the coding sequence ATGGAGCGAACCCAGGTGGCCATCATCGGCGCGGGCCCCGCAGGGCTGCTGCTCGCGCACCTCCTCCACAGGGCGGAGATCGAGACGGTGGTGCTCGAGGCGAAGAGCCGGGAGTACCTGGAGACGAGTCCCCACCGCATCCGGGCCGGGGTGCTGGAGTGGGGGACGAAGGAGATCCTGGTGGGGGTGGGCCTGGGGGATCGACTCCTCCGGGAAGGGCTTGAGCACCGGGGGATCTACATCGCCTTCGAGGGCAAGCTGCACCGGGTGGACTTCCCGGAACTCGCGGGCGGATGGCGGATCTGGGTGTACGGCCAGCAGTACGAGGTGCGGGACATGATCGCCACGCACCTCCGGGCGGGGGGTCGGATCCTCTTCGAGGCCGAGGCGGTGGGCCTCGAGCACGTGGAGGAGAGGCCGGAGGTGGTGTACCGGCTCCCGGATGGACACCTCCGGCGGCTGGCCGCGGAGTTCGTGGTGGGCGCGGATGGGTCCCACAGCATGGCCCGTGCGTACATCCGGGGGGCGCAGGTCCACGAGAAGGTGTACCCCTTCGGATGGCTGGGCATCCTGGCCGAGGCTGAACCCGCCGCGGAGGAGCTGATCTATGTCAGCCATCCCCGGGGGTTCGCCCTCTTCAGCATGCGCAGTCCCACCCTGTCCCGGAACTACCTCCAGGTCCGGCCGGACGAGGATCTCGCGGCCTGGCCCGAGGACCGGATCTGGGCGGAGATGGAGCGCCGGCTGGACGGCCTGCGGCCTCTCCGGCCCGGTCGCCTGCTGGAAAAGAGCCTCACCCCGCATCGAAGCCTGGTGGTGGAGCCCATGCAGTACGGCCGCCTTTTCCTCGCGGGCGACGCCGCCCACGTGGTCCCGCCCACGGGGGCGAAGGGCATGAACCTGGCCGTGGCGGACGTGATGGTGCTCTATCAGGGATTCCTTCGGTACTACCGGGAGAAGGACGAAACCGGCCTCGCGCGGTACACGGACACCTGTCTCCGCCACGTGTGGCAGGGGGAGTTTTTCTCCTACTGGATGACCACCCTCCTCCACCGCTCCTCAAACCCCTTCGATGAAGGGCTGCGGGTGGCTTACCTCCGCCACGTCCTGGAGAGCCCGCACCTGCTCCGGTTCCTGGCGGAGAACTACGTCGGCCGTCACACGAGCGGGCGATACGTGGAGTACGCCCGGACGGCAACCTCCCTCTGA
- a CDS encoding tRNA (adenine-N1)-methyltransferase: MRTGPLEAGELVLLIDRHGRRYLTTLQAGRVQDLRGKIAHDELIGQEEGVVVRNSRGEDFMAVRPTLADYVLLMPRVATPVYPKDLGQILIAADIFPGARVVEAGTGTGALTMALLRAVGPAGRVYTYEVREEFQRHALRRIEAYLGPQDHLVARVHDIYEGIPDAPVDRVVLDLPEPWRVVPHAAEAMPPGGIFLSYVPTVLQAHQTEEALRASGAFALIETTETLVRPWNLRGQSVRPAHRMVAHTGFVTVARRVRGGRRTPFPPG, translated from the coding sequence ATGCGCACGGGTCCGCTGGAGGCCGGGGAGCTCGTCCTCCTCATCGACCGCCACGGCCGTCGCTACCTCACCACCCTCCAGGCGGGCCGGGTCCAGGACCTCCGGGGCAAGATCGCCCACGACGAGCTCATCGGGCAGGAAGAGGGGGTGGTGGTGCGCAACAGCCGGGGAGAGGACTTCATGGCCGTGCGCCCCACCCTCGCGGACTACGTGCTCCTCATGCCCCGGGTCGCCACCCCCGTCTACCCCAAGGATCTCGGTCAGATCCTCATCGCCGCGGACATCTTTCCGGGGGCCCGGGTGGTGGAGGCGGGAACCGGAACGGGGGCCCTCACCATGGCCCTCCTGCGGGCGGTGGGTCCCGCGGGCCGGGTCTACACCTATGAGGTGCGGGAGGAGTTCCAGCGCCATGCCCTCCGCCGCATCGAGGCTTACCTGGGGCCTCAGGATCACCTGGTGGCCCGGGTGCACGACATCTATGAGGGCATTCCGGATGCCCCCGTGGATCGGGTGGTGCTGGACCTGCCGGAGCCCTGGCGGGTGGTACCGCACGCGGCGGAGGCCATGCCGCCAGGCGGCATCTTCCTCTCCTACGTCCCCACGGTCCTCCAGGCCCACCAGACCGAGGAAGCCCTGCGGGCCTCGGGTGCCTTCGCCCTCATCGAGACCACGGAGACCCTGGTGCGGCCGTGGAACCTCCGGGGACAGAGCGTGCGGCCCGCCCACCGCATGGTGGCCCATACAGGCTTTGTGACCGTGGCCCGTCGGGTGAGGGGAGGCCGGCGGACGCCGTTCCCCCCGGGTTGA
- a CDS encoding TIGR00269 family protein encodes MKCRSTAAVEVRRHNAAYCGPHFLEWFEHQVQRAIDRERMFTRSDRVLVAVSGGKDSLVLWDVLLRLGYRATGLHLNLGIGEYSRLSQEKCENFARERGAELLVVDLPATYGAGVEDLARLTGRVACSACGLSKRYLFNQVALEHGFDVVATAHNLDDEAAVLLGNLISGNVEALVRQTPVLERTHPALVRKVKPLYRIAERETAAYAVLRGIDYILDECPNSVGARTLLLKEALNLLERGAPGTKQSLYWNFLEKLRPLLQSHQPPAEVHSCLRCGQPTTTEVCAFCRMTERAAARLRIRTLDAPRPVAP; translated from the coding sequence GTGAAGTGTAGAAGCACCGCCGCGGTGGAGGTGCGGCGGCACAACGCGGCTTACTGCGGCCCGCACTTTCTGGAGTGGTTCGAGCACCAGGTCCAGCGGGCCATTGACCGGGAGCGGATGTTCACCCGATCCGACCGGGTCCTCGTGGCGGTTTCCGGGGGGAAGGACAGCCTGGTCCTCTGGGACGTGTTGCTGCGCCTGGGGTACCGGGCGACGGGCCTGCACCTGAACCTGGGGATCGGGGAATACTCGCGGCTTTCCCAGGAGAAGTGCGAGAACTTCGCCCGGGAACGCGGGGCGGAGCTCCTGGTGGTGGATCTCCCCGCGACCTACGGGGCAGGGGTGGAGGACCTGGCCCGGCTCACGGGACGGGTGGCCTGCTCCGCCTGCGGCCTCAGCAAGCGGTATCTGTTCAACCAGGTGGCCCTGGAGCATGGGTTCGACGTGGTGGCCACCGCCCACAATCTGGACGACGAGGCCGCGGTTCTGCTCGGGAACCTCATCTCCGGCAACGTGGAGGCCCTGGTGCGCCAGACCCCGGTGCTGGAGCGCACCCATCCGGCCCTGGTGAGGAAGGTGAAGCCGCTCTATCGGATCGCGGAGCGCGAGACCGCGGCCTACGCGGTGCTGCGGGGAATCGACTACATCCTCGACGAGTGTCCCAACAGTGTGGGGGCCCGCACGCTCCTGCTCAAGGAAGCCCTCAACCTTCTGGAGCGCGGCGCACCCGGTACCAAGCAGAGCCTGTACTGGAACTTCCTCGAGAAGCTGCGGCCGTTGCTGCAGTCCCACCAGCCTCCCGCAGAGGTGCACAGCTGCCTGCGCTGCGGTCAGCCCACCACCACGGAGGTCTGCGCCTTCTGCCGGATGACGGAGCGGGCCGCGGCCCGGCTCCGGATCCGGACCTTGGACGCCCCGCGTCCCGTGGCCCCTTGA
- a CDS encoding MoaD/ThiS family protein produces the protein MKIRIRHQRREVELHGPRRVREVLDQLGLNPETVLVIRKTELLTLDAPVAEEDELEIRPVVSGGGRAVREV, from the coding sequence GTGAAGATCCGGATTCGCCACCAGCGTCGGGAAGTGGAACTCCACGGGCCGCGGCGTGTCCGGGAGGTGCTGGATCAACTGGGCCTCAACCCGGAGACCGTGCTTGTGATCCGGAAAACCGAGCTGCTGACCCTGGATGCGCCCGTGGCGGAGGAGGACGAGCTGGAGATCCGGCCCGTGGTTTCCGGAGGCGGACGTGCGGTGCGTGAAGTGTAG
- a CDS encoding RidA family protein → MARRRVPANRPWEAVVGYSRAVRVGSLIEVSGTAPADERGNILGGEDYYAQTRAALEIIGQALRALGASLEHVVRTRIYLRDPSRWEEAGRAHGEVFGEIRPATTIVGASGFVDPRILVEIEATAVVEDP, encoded by the coding sequence ATGGCGCGCCGCAGGGTTCCCGCAAACCGGCCCTGGGAGGCCGTGGTGGGATACTCCCGGGCGGTGCGGGTGGGCTCCCTCATCGAGGTGAGCGGCACCGCCCCTGCGGACGAGCGGGGCAACATCCTGGGCGGGGAGGACTACTACGCCCAGACCAGGGCCGCCCTGGAGATCATCGGGCAGGCCCTGCGGGCACTCGGGGCTTCCCTCGAGCACGTGGTACGCACCCGGATCTATCTCCGTGACCCCTCCCGGTGGGAGGAGGCCGGCCGGGCCCACGGGGAGGTGTTCGGGGAAATCCGGCCGGCCACCACCATCGTCGGAGCCAGCGGATTCGTGGATCCCCGCATCCTGGTGGAGATCGAGGCCACGGCGGTGGTGGAGGATCCGTAA
- the plsY gene encoding glycerol-3-phosphate 1-O-acyltransferase PlsY translates to MGILMVVLSYFLGAVPTGLLLVRWLVGVNLREYGSGQLGPTNVYRIAGPYGGAVVFLADLLKGALPVIAAQRLGLAPGWAVAAGLAAMAGHSWSVFLRFGGGRGVVTSFGVLLALSPWAAGVAGIVWGIVAALTRMVTVASVLALLSVPFTMLVLREPWEYVGFGVLAAALGVYRHRLPLRRLLEDGGVQTPGQTR, encoded by the coding sequence ATGGGGATCCTGATGGTGGTGTTGAGCTACTTCCTGGGGGCGGTGCCCACGGGACTCCTCCTGGTTCGGTGGCTCGTGGGGGTGAATCTCCGGGAGTACGGGAGCGGGCAGCTCGGCCCCACGAACGTCTACCGGATCGCCGGGCCCTACGGGGGCGCGGTCGTCTTTCTCGCAGACCTCCTCAAGGGAGCCCTGCCGGTGATCGCCGCGCAGCGGCTGGGGCTTGCTCCCGGTTGGGCGGTGGCGGCGGGCCTGGCTGCCATGGCGGGCCACAGCTGGTCCGTCTTCCTGCGGTTCGGGGGCGGGCGGGGAGTCGTCACGAGCTTCGGGGTGCTCCTCGCCCTCTCGCCATGGGCCGCGGGGGTGGCCGGCATCGTGTGGGGCATCGTGGCGGCGCTTACCCGGATGGTCACCGTGGCCTCCGTGCTCGCCCTCCTTTCCGTCCCCTTCACCATGCTGGTCCTCCGGGAGCCCTGGGAGTACGTGGGGTTCGGGGTACTCGCCGCGGCCCTGGGGGTGTACCGGCACCGTCTGCCCCTCCGGCGGCTGTTGGAAGACGGCGGAGTCCAGACTCCGGGTCAGACCCGGTAG
- the der gene encoding ribosome biogenesis GTPase Der, with the protein MHRVPVVAIVGRPNVGKSALFNRLVGRRIAIVEDIPGVTRDRLSALVEWGGRRFEVVDTGGWVSAPEDRIAERVRAAAQAAAQEADVVLFVVDGRAGLVPEDAQIARSLRGAQRPVILVVNKVDQPDREDVLTAEFHALGFPEVVGVSALHGYGIGELLDRVVARLPEGREHTPLEEGIPVAFVGRPNVGKSSLVNALVGMDRVLVDEAPGTTRDAVDVVLRTDGRTFVLVDTAGLRRRARIRDVLEFYGTTRTRRALERAHVAVLVLDATEGPVDQDQRIAQEVVEAGRALVVAVNKWDLVPPENATNLARQVHEALRHVHFAPVVFTSAKTGRNVRRILDLVVRADASHALRIPTGPLNRAIARAVREAHPPTDASGRPLKIYYATQVAVRPPTLVLFVNDPGLGDEPYLRYLEGRLRASFDLVGTPLRIHLRSRR; encoded by the coding sequence ATGCATCGGGTTCCCGTGGTGGCCATCGTGGGCCGGCCCAACGTGGGGAAGTCCGCCCTCTTCAACCGCCTGGTGGGGAGACGCATCGCCATCGTGGAGGACATCCCGGGAGTCACCCGGGATCGCCTCTCCGCCCTCGTGGAGTGGGGGGGCCGGCGGTTTGAGGTGGTGGACACCGGAGGATGGGTGAGCGCTCCAGAGGACCGGATCGCGGAGCGGGTGCGCGCGGCCGCCCAGGCCGCGGCCCAGGAGGCGGATGTGGTGCTGTTCGTGGTGGACGGCCGGGCCGGGCTGGTCCCGGAGGATGCGCAGATCGCGCGATCCCTCCGCGGGGCCCAACGCCCCGTGATCCTCGTGGTGAACAAGGTGGATCAGCCCGACCGGGAAGATGTCCTCACCGCGGAGTTCCACGCCCTGGGATTCCCTGAGGTGGTGGGTGTTTCCGCCCTCCACGGGTACGGGATCGGGGAGCTCCTCGACCGGGTCGTGGCGCGCCTCCCGGAGGGCAGAGAGCACACACCCTTGGAGGAAGGGATTCCCGTGGCCTTCGTGGGGCGCCCCAACGTCGGCAAGTCCTCCCTGGTGAACGCCCTGGTGGGGATGGATCGGGTGCTGGTGGACGAAGCCCCCGGGACCACCCGGGACGCGGTGGACGTGGTGCTGCGGACGGACGGCCGCACCTTCGTGCTCGTGGACACCGCGGGCCTGCGCCGTCGGGCCCGCATCCGGGACGTTCTCGAGTTCTACGGCACCACCCGTACCCGTCGAGCCCTGGAGCGGGCGCACGTGGCGGTGCTGGTGCTGGACGCCACGGAAGGTCCTGTGGATCAGGACCAGCGGATCGCACAGGAGGTGGTGGAAGCGGGGCGGGCCCTGGTGGTGGCGGTGAACAAGTGGGATCTCGTTCCCCCGGAGAACGCCACGAACCTCGCGCGGCAGGTACACGAGGCCCTCCGACACGTGCATTTCGCGCCCGTGGTGTTCACCTCCGCGAAGACGGGGAGGAACGTGCGCCGGATCCTGGATCTGGTCGTCCGGGCGGATGCCAGCCACGCCCTCCGCATCCCCACGGGCCCTCTCAACCGGGCCATCGCGCGGGCGGTGCGGGAGGCCCACCCACCCACGGATGCCTCCGGCCGTCCCCTCAAGATCTACTACGCCACCCAAGTAGCGGTCCGGCCGCCCACCCTCGTCCTCTTCGTGAACGACCCCGGACTCGGCGATGAGCCCTACCTCCGATACCTGGAAGGCCGCCTGCGGGCTTCCTTTGACCTGGTGGGTACGCCTCTCCGGATCCACCTGCGTTCCCGCAGGTAA
- the ispH gene encoding 4-hydroxy-3-methylbut-2-enyl diphosphate reductase, giving the protein MRVIVARHMGFCGGVRRAVEIALRTAEKHGATYTWGPLIHNPQEVARLEGAGVRVARRLEDLDGEAFVVSAYGVEEAVLEAVRRRGMEIVDATCPVVTRAHLIAEQLAEEGYFVVAVGDHGHPEMVTLKEKLGDRVAVVHTPEEAARLPLRGKVAVVSQTTQSVENFRRIVGDIVLRVRETKVINTLCPAIAIRQEEAERLVAEVDVLLVLGGRHSANTTRLAEIGRRHGRPTYHIETPEELDPGWFWSGCTVGVMSGASTPDWIIQQVLRRLEEIRAALGA; this is encoded by the coding sequence ATGCGGGTCATCGTGGCTCGGCACATGGGGTTTTGCGGGGGTGTGCGACGGGCGGTGGAGATCGCCCTCCGCACCGCGGAAAAGCACGGCGCCACGTACACCTGGGGACCGCTCATCCACAACCCGCAGGAGGTGGCCCGCCTAGAAGGGGCGGGCGTGCGGGTGGCCCGGCGGTTGGAGGATCTGGACGGGGAGGCCTTCGTGGTCTCCGCGTACGGGGTGGAGGAGGCGGTCCTGGAGGCGGTCCGTCGCCGGGGGATGGAGATCGTGGACGCCACCTGTCCCGTGGTCACCCGGGCCCACCTCATCGCGGAGCAGCTCGCGGAGGAGGGGTACTTCGTGGTGGCGGTGGGCGATCACGGGCACCCGGAGATGGTCACCCTGAAGGAGAAGCTCGGGGATCGGGTAGCCGTGGTGCACACTCCGGAGGAGGCGGCCCGGCTGCCGCTGCGGGGCAAGGTGGCCGTCGTCTCGCAGACCACCCAGTCCGTGGAGAACTTCCGCCGCATCGTGGGAGACATCGTGCTTCGGGTGCGGGAGACCAAGGTGATCAACACCCTCTGTCCTGCCATCGCCATCCGACAGGAGGAGGCGGAGCGCCTGGTGGCGGAGGTGGATGTCCTCCTCGTACTCGGGGGCCGCCACAGCGCGAACACCACCCGCCTCGCGGAGATCGGGCGACGGCACGGCCGCCCCACCTACCACATTGAGACCCCGGAGGAACTGGATCCAGGCTGGTTCTGGTCGGGCTGCACCGTGGGCGTGATGTCGGGCGCCAGCACGCCCGACTGGATCATCCAGCAGGTGCTCCGCCGTCTCGAGGAGATCCGCGCAGCCCTGGGCGCCTGA
- a CDS encoding lysophospholipid acyltransferase family protein encodes MNHLVYQVSKVFLRAALRSLFRMRVVGQEHEPLCGPLLVVSNHWSALDPPVLGCALRRTVHFMAKEELFRIPLLRAWMRAVGTFPVRRGEPDRAAIRTALDLIRRGEAVVIFPEGTRNPRGYLLPAEPGAAFLALRAGAPILPVGILGTLEAMPKGAWIPRPRRIEVRIGPPFRLDGLPGTREGLEVASDRIMGAIAELLGVKPPVRSRETSAPRRS; translated from the coding sequence GTGAACCATCTGGTGTACCAGGTGAGCAAGGTCTTCCTCCGCGCGGCGTTGCGGTCCCTGTTCCGGATGCGGGTTGTCGGACAGGAACACGAACCCCTCTGTGGCCCTCTCCTCGTGGTCTCCAACCACTGGAGCGCCTTGGATCCCCCGGTGCTGGGGTGCGCGCTCCGCCGGACCGTGCACTTCATGGCGAAGGAGGAGCTGTTCCGGATCCCTCTCCTGCGCGCGTGGATGCGGGCCGTGGGGACGTTCCCCGTGCGACGGGGAGAACCGGACCGGGCCGCCATCCGTACGGCCCTGGACCTCATCCGGCGAGGCGAGGCGGTGGTGATCTTCCCGGAGGGCACCCGAAACCCCCGGGGGTACCTGCTCCCCGCGGAGCCCGGGGCCGCGTTCCTGGCTCTGCGGGCCGGGGCCCCCATCCTCCCCGTGGGGATCCTGGGGACCCTGGAGGCCATGCCCAAGGGAGCCTGGATTCCCAGGCCCCGCAGGATCGAGGTCCGCATCGGACCTCCCTTTCGGCTGGACGGTCTTCCCGGCACCCGGGAGGGGCTGGAGGTGGCCAGCGACCGGATCATGGGGGCCATCGCGGAACTCCTGGGCGTGAAGCCCCCCGTCCGCTCCCGGGAGACCTCCGCGCCGCGGAGGTCGTGA